CTCCTTTTATAAGACTAGATAGTCATGTTAGAAGCATATTTGATAAAATAAAAGCTACACATGAAATACATCTAATTTTAATATTTGGTAAAAATGAAGGCTATAAACAAAAGAGTTTGAGAGAAGATGATTTTGAATATTTTAAAAATTTCAAAAATATATCTATTCTTTACAACAAAAATTTACACGCTAAACATTATAGCAATGAAAAAGAAGGTTTAATTACCTCATTAAATTTATATGATTACTCTATGATTAATAATATAGAGTACGGAGTTCATTTTTCTAAAAGTATTTTAAATCCTACAGAAAAGTTGTTTGAAGAAACAGAAGACTTTACTGATGAATTGATTTTTGAGAAAAGTCATGTTGTTTTTTTAAAGAAACCCCAATACAAGAAAAAATTATTAGGACTAACCAAATCTTATCAAAATTCAACTGTATTATTTGATATATCTAATGAGTTTTTTAATGGTTATAATTACGAAATTAAATCACTATCCGAATTCGACTATGAAAACCTAAGCGATGTTGATAAAGTGTATGATAAAAAGCCTGAAAGACAAAACGAAATCGAGCTAGAACCAGAATTTGGCTTTTGTATAAGAACTGGAGAACAAATTCCTTACAATCCTCAAAAGCCTTTTTCTTATTATGCTTTTAAAACTTGGCAGCAATTTGAAAATTATAATTATGCAGAAAATTATTGTCATAAAACAGGAAAAGAAAGCTATGGAAAAACCAGTATGAACAATCCTATTTTAAAATAATAGTTGTATGAACAAAACTTCTATTAAATCTGAAGTTTCAGATCATATTTTAACCACTATAATCCCTAAGCATTCTTATCATATCTCCTAAAACAAATAAATATTTAGCTCTGGCCATATACACGTCAATAAACGAATTGTCCTTGGTCTGTATTCGAACTGTCCCTATTAAAAATGTAAGTTCAAACTTGTTTTTTAATTTATGAAATAGCGATTTTTGTCGAAGTTCTAGAGCATTTTCATGAGGTAGATATTTACATTCTTCTAGATCTTTAGCTTCAATTTTTGTTACTACAGATTTTTTAATGTGATGAAAAGCTCGAATCGTAATTAGAATTTGTTCAGAATTCTTAAGTTTTAGTAATACAATAGGCACATCATCTTCATTGATTTGTATCTGTAGATTTGTCTGTTTAAAATCAACTTCATCAAAAAAGATCAATTTTCGACTATTTCTATAGTCTTTTAATCGTCTAAAAAAACGTTTTGATAACTGCTCATTGGTTAAAATTTTCTTTTCCATAAATCTCTATAATGATAAAATATCGATTTATACTTATGTCAGTTCGAGTGTTTTTTATGGAGTGTTAACGTAGTAGAAAATATATCGAGAACAGTTTGTTAAATACACTTCTCGATATAAAATTATTCTTCATTACATTACAAATAATTTTACTCGAAGTGACAATGGATCACAAATAGCTTACAACAACGTCTCTAAATAATGATGATCTATATGGTACAGCTCTTTTAAGCTTTCTATCTTTTTATCGATACTTTCTATGTCTTTCTTTTTGCTAGATTTACTACCAATCAACATGACGTTTTTGTGTGTATGTTCACTGCTAATAAATTCAAAAACTTTAGTATTGTAGTTGAACTTTTCTAGAATTAACGCACGAATGGTATCGGTAATCATTTCGAATTGACGCTCTTTAAAGATTCCATATTTTAATAACGGACTCTCCTGCTCTCTTCCTTTTACTTGCTGACGCACTTGTTTATGGCAACATGGCGCACAAATAATTAATTCAGATTTTGCCATTAAACCTTTGTAAATTGCATCATCTGTAGCTGTATCACAAGCATGTAAAGCTATTAGAATATCAATTTTATCGTTGTCGTATTCTTGTATACGCTGTGCAATAAAGTTTAACTGATCAAAACCACTTTTTTTAGCTATATCGTTACAATAATCTACCAGATATTCTCTTAATTCAATTCCTGTAATAGAAACATTATACCCTTTTAAATTGACTAGGTAATCGTATAAAGCAAAAGTTAAGTAGCCTTTACCAGAACCCATATCTACAATTTGTAGTTTTTTGTTCATATCTAGAGAAGCAATTAAACTTTCAATTACTTCT
This genomic stretch from Tenacibaculum jejuense harbors:
- a CDS encoding phospholipase D family protein encodes the protein MSKFLTGKPLEEKLTDIIWNAKKYVVIVSPFIRLDSHVRSIFDKIKATHEIHLILIFGKNEGYKQKSLREDDFEYFKNFKNISILYNKNLHAKHYSNEKEGLITSLNLYDYSMINNIEYGVHFSKSILNPTEKLFEETEDFTDELIFEKSHVVFLKKPQYKKKLLGLTKSYQNSTVLFDISNEFFNGYNYEIKSLSEFDYENLSDVDKVYDKKPERQNEIELEPEFGFCIRTGEQIPYNPQKPFSYYAFKTWQQFENYNYAENYCHKTGKESYGKTSMNNPILK
- a CDS encoding class I SAM-dependent methyltransferase; this encodes MNEFGQLFQALKEAISNDNFVKLTLSKPISKSFNLPNVYVRLVNIKNQKQLQFTYRYNTNDQTKNYTVDEACEELETLLLEKFKAATLFTLESDLLVMISKKKKVSYRTTAPSFKNKLPEIHDKPKEKRINLSSSYLQFLGITDKNNKVIPKMADKYRQINKYLEVIESLIASLDMNKKLQIVDMGSGKGYLTFALYDYLVNLKGYNVSITGIELREYLVDYCNDIAKKSGFDQLNFIAQRIQEYDNDKIDILIALHACDTATDDAIYKGLMAKSELIICAPCCHKQVRQQVKGREQESPLLKYGIFKERQFEMITDTIRALILEKFNYNTKVFEFISSEHTHKNVMLIGSKSSKKKDIESIDKKIESLKELYHIDHHYLETLL